In Pirellulales bacterium, a single window of DNA contains:
- a CDS encoding beta-hydroxyacyl-ACP dehydratase has translation MRFKLLDRIVDLKPGTSITAVKGLALAEDYLADHFPQFPVMPGVFMLEAMTQAGAWLVRATDDFRQSMVVLREARNVKYADFVKPGQTLTATAEIVGHSDHETKLKVLGAVDGRTNVSARLVLAHYNLADRNPVYASTDAHVVRQMRVQFDVLFRPEQALPNPPTNGNISSAHAAAPT, from the coding sequence ATGCGTTTTAAGCTGCTCGACCGGATTGTAGACCTCAAGCCCGGCACAAGTATCACTGCTGTCAAGGGTTTGGCGTTGGCCGAAGATTATCTGGCCGATCATTTTCCGCAGTTTCCCGTCATGCCGGGTGTATTTATGCTGGAGGCCATGACGCAGGCTGGGGCGTGGCTGGTCCGTGCGACTGATGACTTCCGACAGAGCATGGTGGTGTTGCGCGAAGCACGAAATGTGAAGTATGCGGATTTCGTCAAGCCAGGCCAGACCCTTACGGCAACTGCCGAAATCGTCGGCCACAGCGACCACGAAACCAAACTGAAAGTTCTCGGCGCGGTCGATGGCCGAACCAATGTCAGCGCACGGCTGGTTCTCGCACATTACAACCTGGCCGATCGGAATCCTGTATATGCCAGTACCGACGCACATGTCGTGCGGCAGATGCGGGTGCAATTTGACGTCCTCTTTCGGCCCGAACAAGCGCTGCCGAATCCGCCAACCAACGGCAATATTTCATCAGCACATGCCGCGGCGCCGACCTAA
- a CDS encoding Hsp20/alpha crystallin family protein, whose product MVMRGVRFNPVHQFRDEFDRLVTGAFNTPGVAAATRMVTGRSFPAINMWEDGESFFVEAEVPGLKSANLEITVIGDELTLKGERATEDRPELTYHRRERGAGSFSRSIKLPGEVNAERVEAALHDGVLTLTLPKTEAVKPRKIKVNAQ is encoded by the coding sequence ATGGTTATGCGAGGCGTTCGATTTAACCCGGTTCATCAATTTCGCGATGAGTTCGATCGCTTGGTAACCGGTGCGTTTAATACTCCAGGCGTTGCCGCGGCGACGCGGATGGTCACCGGCCGCAGTTTTCCGGCGATCAACATGTGGGAGGATGGCGAAAGCTTTTTCGTCGAGGCCGAGGTTCCCGGTCTGAAGTCCGCGAATCTGGAAATCACGGTGATCGGCGACGAGTTGACGCTTAAAGGCGAGCGCGCGACCGAAGATCGTCCCGAATTGACGTATCATCGTCGCGAACGTGGCGCCGGTTCGTTTTCGCGCTCGATCAAGCTGCCCGGCGAGGTCAATGCCGAGCGCGTGGAAGCGGCGCTCCACGATGGCGTGCTGACGTTGACTTTACCGAAAACGGAAGCGGTCAAGCCGCGAAAAATTAAGGTGAATGCGCAGTAA
- a CDS encoding beta-hydroxyacyl-ACP dehydratase: MRWFWIDRFTEFHSGRSATALKAVALSEDHLHDHFPGASVMPNSLILEGMAQTGGLLACEYDGFTKQVVLAKVGKAAFHFEAWPGDVLTYRAELLDINDNGATVRVTSHLDGKLQGEAEILFAHLADQPEKIELFEPYDLYSWLRLLKLYEVGRDAEGNPMKVHPRMAESDLRERQLAAST, translated from the coding sequence ATGCGCTGGTTCTGGATCGATCGCTTCACCGAATTTCACAGCGGCCGCAGTGCAACGGCCCTTAAAGCCGTTGCGCTATCGGAAGATCACCTGCACGATCATTTTCCCGGCGCATCGGTCATGCCGAACTCGTTAATTTTAGAGGGCATGGCCCAAACCGGCGGATTGCTGGCCTGCGAGTACGACGGATTTACAAAACAAGTGGTGCTGGCGAAAGTGGGGAAGGCGGCATTTCACTTTGAAGCTTGGCCGGGCGATGTGCTGACGTATCGCGCGGAGTTGCTCGACATTAACGACAACGGTGCGACCGTCCGCGTTACCAGCCATCTCGACGGCAAACTGCAAGGTGAAGCCGAAATTTTGTTCGCTCATTTGGCAGATCAGCCGGAGAAGATCGAACTATTTGAGCCATACGATTTATACTCGTGGCTGCGGCTGTTGAAGCTCTACGAGGTTGGCCGCGACGCGGAGGGGAACCCCATGAAGGTTCATCCACGAATGGCGGAGAGCGATTTGCGCGAACGACAACTGGCCGCATCGACATGA
- a CDS encoding Hsp20/alpha crystallin family protein produces MSIETPVAEPSTAVEHTRGGPYYRPSVDIFELADELVVLADVAGAKSDEIDVQFEDGSLTIHARVPQRQSGDVGYLRQEYGVGDFYRTFRVSEHIDSTRISAEYHDGVLKLHLPKVEAVKPRKIKVNAE; encoded by the coding sequence ATGTCCATCGAAACACCCGTTGCAGAACCCAGCACTGCCGTCGAGCATACCCGCGGCGGTCCCTACTATCGGCCGAGCGTTGATATTTTCGAGTTGGCCGATGAACTCGTGGTGCTAGCCGACGTCGCCGGCGCAAAGAGCGACGAGATCGACGTTCAATTTGAAGACGGCTCGCTGACGATCCACGCTCGCGTGCCGCAGCGCCAATCGGGCGATGTGGGTTACCTACGGCAGGAATACGGCGTCGGAGATTTCTATCGCACGTTCCGCGTGAGCGAGCACATCGATTCAACTCGCATTTCCGCCGAGTATCACGATGGCGTGTTGAAGTTGCACTTGCCCAAAGTAGAAGCGGT
- a CDS encoding acyl carrier protein, translating into MPAQQEEVYEKVRTCLVDALGVDDDEVTPEATMVGDLGAESIDFLDIVFRLEKTFNIKIPRGELFPEDILNNAEYVHDGKLTAEGVEQLKKRMPFADLTKFESNPQVTQFGNLLTVQDLVNYVQSKLP; encoded by the coding sequence ATGCCTGCTCAGCAAGAAGAAGTGTACGAAAAAGTTCGCACCTGTTTGGTCGACGCGCTTGGCGTGGACGACGACGAAGTGACGCCCGAAGCCACCATGGTTGGCGATTTAGGCGCCGAGTCGATTGATTTTCTCGACATCGTGTTTCGTCTCGAGAAGACCTTCAATATCAAGATTCCTCGCGGCGAATTGTTCCCGGAAGATATTTTGAACAATGCCGAATATGTGCACGATGGCAAGCTCACCGCCGAGGGCGTCGAGCAGTTGAAAAAGCGGATGCCATTCGCCGATTTAACGAAGTTCGAATCAAACCCGCAAGTCACGCAGTTTGGCAACTTGCTGACCGTACAAGACTTGGTGAACTACGTGCAAAGCAAGCTGCCATAG